One stretch of Arachis hypogaea cultivar Tifrunner chromosome 20, arahy.Tifrunner.gnm2.J5K5, whole genome shotgun sequence DNA includes these proteins:
- the LOC112785200 gene encoding pectinesterase 31 isoform X1: MEASHSVKVITVSQDGKGDYRTVQEAIDAVPVGNTRRTVIRVAPGIYRQPVYVAKTKRFITLAGIFLEDTVLTWNNTATRIQHPKGEKVIGGGTFGCGSTIVEGEDFIAENITFENSSPQCEVVFGGRKGSGQAVAMRVTADRCAFYNCRFLGWQDTLYLHYGKQYFRDCYIEGSVDFIFGNSTALLEHCHIHCKSQGFITAQSRKSPHETTGFVFQRCVITGNGGREYAYLGRPWGPFARVVFAFTYMDPCIQLAGWNNWGNADNEKTACFFEYRCFGPGYCRSKRVKWAREEAEQFLLHSFIDPEANKPWLAQRMAFKVPYFA; the protein is encoded by the exons ATGGAGGCTTCGCATTCTGTTAAGGTTATAACGGTGTCACAGGACGGAAAAGGAGACTACCGGACGGTGCAGGAGGCGATCGATGCGGTGCCGGTAGGCAACACTCGCCGGACGGTGATCCGGGTGGCCCCGGGAATCTACAGGCAGCCTGTTTATGTGGCGAAGACAAAGAGGTTCATCACGCTTGCCGGCATATTTCTTGAGGACACTGTTCTCACATGGAATAACACTGCTACAAGAATCCAACACCCCAAa GGTGAAAAGGTGATAGGAGGAGGAACGTTTGGTTGTGGCAGCACCATTGTGGAAGGTGAAGACTTCATTGCTGAGAACATTACCTTCGAGAATTCTTCCCCTCAG TGTGAGGTTGTTTTTGGTGGAAGGAAGGGTTCAGGGCAAGCTGTGGCTATGAGAGTAACAGCTGATCGATGTGCTTTCTATAATTGCAGGTTCCTTGGATGGCAG GACACACTGTATTTACATTATGGCAAACAATATTTTAGAGATTGCTACATTGAAGGAAGTGTGGACTTCATTTTTGGCAATAGCACTGCCCTCTTGGAGCATTGTCATATCCACTGCAAATCCCAAGGCTTCATAACAGCACAGAGCAGAAAATCTCCACATGAAACAACTGGTTTTGTGTTCCAAAG ATGTGTTATCACAGGTAATGGGGGAAGGGAATATGCATATCTTGGAAGACCATGGGGACCCTTTGCAAGAGTGGTCTTTGCATTCACTTATATGGATCCATGTATACAACTTGCTGGTTGGAACAATTGGGGTAATGCTGACAATGAGAAAACTGCTTGCTTTTTTGAATACAG GTGTTTCGGGCCGGGTTATTGCCGATCAAAACGGGTCAAATGGGCCAGAGAAGAAGCAGAACAGTTcttgcttcatagcttcattgaTCCAGAAGCAAATAAACCTTGGCTTGCTCAAAGAATGGCTTTCAAGGTTCCATATTTTGCTTAG
- the LOC112785200 gene encoding pectinesterase 31 isoform X2: MEASHSVKVITVSQDGKGDYRTVQEAIDAVPVGNTRRTVIRVAPGIYRQPVYVAKTKRFITLAGIFLEDTVLTWNNTATRIQHPKGEKVIGGGTFGCGSTIVEGEDFIAENITFENSSPQGSGQAVAMRVTADRCAFYNCRFLGWQDTLYLHYGKQYFRDCYIEGSVDFIFGNSTALLEHCHIHCKSQGFITAQSRKSPHETTGFVFQRCVITGNGGREYAYLGRPWGPFARVVFAFTYMDPCIQLAGWNNWGNADNEKTACFFEYRCFGPGYCRSKRVKWAREEAEQFLLHSFIDPEANKPWLAQRMAFKVPYFA, from the exons ATGGAGGCTTCGCATTCTGTTAAGGTTATAACGGTGTCACAGGACGGAAAAGGAGACTACCGGACGGTGCAGGAGGCGATCGATGCGGTGCCGGTAGGCAACACTCGCCGGACGGTGATCCGGGTGGCCCCGGGAATCTACAGGCAGCCTGTTTATGTGGCGAAGACAAAGAGGTTCATCACGCTTGCCGGCATATTTCTTGAGGACACTGTTCTCACATGGAATAACACTGCTACAAGAATCCAACACCCCAAa GGTGAAAAGGTGATAGGAGGAGGAACGTTTGGTTGTGGCAGCACCATTGTGGAAGGTGAAGACTTCATTGCTGAGAACATTACCTTCGAGAATTCTTCCCCTCAG GGTTCAGGGCAAGCTGTGGCTATGAGAGTAACAGCTGATCGATGTGCTTTCTATAATTGCAGGTTCCTTGGATGGCAG GACACACTGTATTTACATTATGGCAAACAATATTTTAGAGATTGCTACATTGAAGGAAGTGTGGACTTCATTTTTGGCAATAGCACTGCCCTCTTGGAGCATTGTCATATCCACTGCAAATCCCAAGGCTTCATAACAGCACAGAGCAGAAAATCTCCACATGAAACAACTGGTTTTGTGTTCCAAAG ATGTGTTATCACAGGTAATGGGGGAAGGGAATATGCATATCTTGGAAGACCATGGGGACCCTTTGCAAGAGTGGTCTTTGCATTCACTTATATGGATCCATGTATACAACTTGCTGGTTGGAACAATTGGGGTAATGCTGACAATGAGAAAACTGCTTGCTTTTTTGAATACAG GTGTTTCGGGCCGGGTTATTGCCGATCAAAACGGGTCAAATGGGCCAGAGAAGAAGCAGAACAGTTcttgcttcatagcttcattgaTCCAGAAGCAAATAAACCTTGGCTTGCTCAAAGAATGGCTTTCAAGGTTCCATATTTTGCTTAG
- the LOC112785200 gene encoding pectinesterase 31 isoform X3: protein MEASHSVKVITVSQDGKGDYRTVQEAIDAVPVGNTRRTVIRVAPGIYRQPVYVAKTKRFITLAGIFLEDTVLTWNNTATRIQHPKGEKVIGGGTFGCGSTIVEGEDFIAENITFENSSPQDTLYLHYGKQYFRDCYIEGSVDFIFGNSTALLEHCHIHCKSQGFITAQSRKSPHETTGFVFQRCVITGNGGREYAYLGRPWGPFARVVFAFTYMDPCIQLAGWNNWGNADNEKTACFFEYRCFGPGYCRSKRVKWAREEAEQFLLHSFIDPEANKPWLAQRMAFKVPYFA from the exons ATGGAGGCTTCGCATTCTGTTAAGGTTATAACGGTGTCACAGGACGGAAAAGGAGACTACCGGACGGTGCAGGAGGCGATCGATGCGGTGCCGGTAGGCAACACTCGCCGGACGGTGATCCGGGTGGCCCCGGGAATCTACAGGCAGCCTGTTTATGTGGCGAAGACAAAGAGGTTCATCACGCTTGCCGGCATATTTCTTGAGGACACTGTTCTCACATGGAATAACACTGCTACAAGAATCCAACACCCCAAa GGTGAAAAGGTGATAGGAGGAGGAACGTTTGGTTGTGGCAGCACCATTGTGGAAGGTGAAGACTTCATTGCTGAGAACATTACCTTCGAGAATTCTTCCCCTCAG GACACACTGTATTTACATTATGGCAAACAATATTTTAGAGATTGCTACATTGAAGGAAGTGTGGACTTCATTTTTGGCAATAGCACTGCCCTCTTGGAGCATTGTCATATCCACTGCAAATCCCAAGGCTTCATAACAGCACAGAGCAGAAAATCTCCACATGAAACAACTGGTTTTGTGTTCCAAAG ATGTGTTATCACAGGTAATGGGGGAAGGGAATATGCATATCTTGGAAGACCATGGGGACCCTTTGCAAGAGTGGTCTTTGCATTCACTTATATGGATCCATGTATACAACTTGCTGGTTGGAACAATTGGGGTAATGCTGACAATGAGAAAACTGCTTGCTTTTTTGAATACAG GTGTTTCGGGCCGGGTTATTGCCGATCAAAACGGGTCAAATGGGCCAGAGAAGAAGCAGAACAGTTcttgcttcatagcttcattgaTCCAGAAGCAAATAAACCTTGGCTTGCTCAAAGAATGGCTTTCAAGGTTCCATATTTTGCTTAG
- the LOC112786850 gene encoding uncharacterized protein codes for MASVLISPCQPQLLKNHRLHGNCHTKSASNSNLVIKCQKTCSFNYRKTINVPLQELPEASFDHYMDDKHRVFRAVFPDKGSTKQLNEEEWRIKMPPIQCLFINVYPTADVRLTFKSNGQDYPPNIPHHVTKILELHFLRWELQGIVSRDFTLDVRGTLYPERKGNHSWLSNEMEMKMSFCSSPAIALIPDSVLQEAMQLVFKRMMDEMRQEFHGKLLADYGRFKRDKSKKNSV; via the exons ATGGCAAGTGTTCTCATTTCTCCATGCCAACCCCAACTACTGAAGAATCATAGGCTACATGGTAACTGCCATACAAAATcagcatcaaattcaaacttAGTGATAAAGTGTCAAAAAACTTGTTCATTCAATTATAGAAAAACTATCAATGTTCCTCTTCAAGAATTGCCAGAG GCTTCCTTTGATCATTACATGGATGACAAACACAGAGTATTCAGAGCTGTATTCCCAGACAAAGGGAGCACCAAACAGCTCAATGAG GAAGAGTGGAGAATCAAAATGCCTCCAATACAATGTTTATTCATAAATGTATATCCAACAGCAGATGTAAGATTAACATTCAAGTCCAATGGACAAGATTATCCACCAAACATTCCTCATCATGTCACCAAAATCTTGGAGCTCCACTTT TTAAGGTGGGAGTTACAAGGCATAGTATCTAGGGACTTTACCTTGGATGTTAGAGGGACTTTATATCCAGAAAGGAAAGGAAATCATAGCTGGCTTAGTAATGAAATGGAGATGAAAATGAGTTTTTGTTCTTCTCCAGCAATTGCTCTCATTCCAGATAGTGTCTTGCAAGAGGCCATGCAGTTG GTTTTCAAAAGAATGATGGATGAAATGAGGCAGGAGTTTCATGGTAAATTATTAGCAGATTATGGTAGGTTTAAGAGGGACAAATCCAAGAAGAATTCAGTTTAA